The Dysidea avara chromosome 13, odDysAvar1.4, whole genome shotgun sequence genome includes a region encoding these proteins:
- the LOC136242897 gene encoding cell cycle checkpoint control protein RAD9A-like, whose translation MKCTIPGRGVKAFGRAIQCLAKIGDELYIEATSDGLTLRTVNSGRSAYACFTFCPSFFHHYDDGKSQLKNTTCTSSSQTTTIKCKVPVKCCLSVFRSSMEKSVDHCVITLDLTKSKLLFVLHCRYGIVKTYDFGFEECQSLQALFNKQLSPNYISGPARTLSDVITNFATSLEEATLIATSDKLRIKSYYEGDRDVTRMAGTEITLDPPEFDDYNIDVDAEITFCLKELRAILAFTDSIPHQLTINFDQASRPVVFSFDSPQEYNADFVMATLATTTMASEDVSVRQRNSNLATTSAKAVSNSNHRHSVSNRPSSPVNIITTDNEVGATATAIGLSIAETPKDSSTAASIRERTAIVNGSSNGGGSHTEVAAAEDNNNIETITHNQTSQDANNLLDSLFDDIVNDDVINDDVIDDVYGFTHHSHTSKGGHASRGKGKSSSRDSDSKQQLTFSQSELSHDSVPMDTGDVTNRSFMLPATPPSKKFKSHFYKDYRKKIPLSFPDSPTHQTVLAPDSDDDTP comes from the exons ATGAAGTGCACTATTCCTGGAAGAGGAGTGAAGG CGTTTGGAAGAGCCATTCAGTGCCTGGCCAAAATAGGAGATGAGCTGTACATAGAAGCTACATCTGATGGG TTAACATTACGGACAGTCAATAGTGGACGATCAGCCTATGCTTGTTTCACATTCTGCCCAAGTTTTTTCCATCACTATGACGACGGGAAGTCCCAGCTAAAGAACACAACGTGCACCAGTAGCAGTCAAACTACCACCATCAAATGTAAAGTGCCTGTAAAA TGCTGTTTGTCAGTGTTCCGGTCCAGTATGGAGAAGTCTGTGGACCACTGTGTCATCACCCTTGACCTGACCAAGAGCAAGCTTTTGTTTGTGCTCCACTGTCGATATG GTATTGTCAAGACTTATGATTTTGGTTTTGAGGAATGCCAATCACTTCAGGCACTCTTCAACAAGCAATTGTCCCCTAACTACATCTCTGGACCAGCCAG AACACTCAGTGACGTCATTACCAACTTTGCCACCAGTCTTGAAGAGGCCACTCTAATTGCTACCTCTGATAAGCTACGCATCAAAAGCTATTATGAAGGAGACAGGG ATGTCACCAGGATGGCTGGTACTGAAATAACACTGGATCCACCAGAGTTTGATGATTACAATATTGATGTTGACGCTGAAATCACCTTCTGTTTGAAGGAGTTGAGA GCTATTCTCGCCTTCACTGACTCAATTCCTCACCAGTTGACCATTAACTTTGACCAGGCTAGCAG GCCAGTGGTGTTCAGCTTTGACTCTCCACAAGAATACAATGCCGACTTTGTCATGGCAACACTTGCAACTACAACGATGGCATCTGAAGATGTTTCAGTTAGGCAACGCAACAGTAACCTGGCAACAACATCAGCAAAAGCAGTTAGTAACAGTAACCACAGACACAGCGTTAGTAACAGGCCATCATCACCCGTGAACATTATTACTACTGACAATGAAGTTGGAGCAACAGCAACAGCAATCGGTCTTAGCATTGCTGAAACACCTAAAGACTCTAGTACAGCTGCAAGTATACGAGAAAGAACAGCAATAGTTAATGGATCGTCAAATGGTGGTGGCAGCCATACTGAAGTGGCAGCTGCTGAAGATAACAATAATATAGAAACTATAACTCACAATCAAACCTCACAGGATGCTAATAATTTACTAGACAGCTTATTTGATGACATTGttaatgatgatgtcatcaatGATGATGTGATAGATGATGTGTATGGCTTTACCCATCATTCACACACTAGCAAAG GTGGTCATGCCAGCAGAGGTAAAGGCAAGAGTTCTAGTAGAGATAGTGACAGTAAACAACAGCTAACTTTTAGTCAATCAGAATTGTCACATGACTCAGTTCCTATGGATACGGGTGATGTCACCAACAGGAGCTTCATGCTTCCTGCCACTCCCCCAAGCAAAAAG TTCAAGTCTCATTTCTACAAGGACTACAGAAAGAAAATTCCATTGTCATTTCCA GATAGCCCCACCCACCAAACTGTATTAGCACCAGATTCTGATGATGACACGCCATAG
- the LOC136242946 gene encoding uncharacterized protein has translation MLCATFRKLSTLLPFVKGKRQANLNAFSQTVDFKEAMIPTNHVLDHKQWILHVPLGSYFFSVHTTKEVDATSNELDTNFFWSDKCPTSTDEGYDSMIDYAVNNQVESLQGQAQLMAKGIKGVVEIYESKLCSLKEEYTEQLEEQKKELEKEYQKKLKEERQQVKKELKDKLEDQKIEMDTE, from the exons ATGTTGTGTGCTACGTTCAGAAAGCTCTCGACTTTGCTGCCTTTTGTTAAAG GTAAGCGACAGGCGAATCTGAATGCTTTTAGTCAAA CTGTTGACTTCAAGGAAGCTATGATCCCAACTAACCATGTGTTGGACCATAAGCAATG GATTCTTCATGTACCATTGGGATCTTATTTTTTCTCGGTACACACCACCAAGGAG GTGGATGCCACATCTAACGAGCTAGATACGAATTTCTTCTGGTCAGATAAATGTCCTACCTCAACAGATGAGGGATATGATTCTATGATAGACTATGCTGTGAATAATCAAGTTGAATCCTTGCAAGGACAAGCGCAGCTCATGGCAAAAG GGATTAAGGGAGTTGTTGAAATTTATGAGAGTAAACTGTGTAGTCTGAAGGAAGAATATACTGAACAACTGGAGGAACAAAAGAAAGAATTAGAAAAAGAGTATCAAAAGAAACTGAAGGAAGAAAGACAGCAAGTGAAGAAAGAGCTAAAGGACAAGTTGGAAGATCAGAAAATCGAGATGGATACAGAATAA
- the LOC136242917 gene encoding golgin subfamily A member 6-like protein 22, with protein MEEEQLYKQQQQQHEFAIKEEDYNKKIDELQEYYESKLHTVMEEHSKHLKIVEEEYKEELNEEWKELKEEMEVKLEKQKIMMDEEIKKVEEEYQTNQQDEIALKEYEYNEKIIELEESYEGELCNLKEEQNEQMEKQRKEIKEQYQEKLEEERNKMKKELQETLEIEKREMDEERKKAEDQQQQQQQEFTIREELEYKKKINELQKHYESKLCSLKEDQNKKLEKQREELEEIHQEKLEEERNHLMEGFKVKWKEQKKIYEEQKRIEEEQRNRQQCEFTLREKGYKKKIGELEKAYWRKAKELAVRERKMINLEKEFQNLMGDQELKICEIEQKYDRKVRKLQEEWKKSK; from the coding sequence ATGGAAGAGGAACAACTATAcaagcaacaacagcaacaacatgaatttgctattAAAGAGGAAGACTACAACAAGAAGATTGATGAGCTGCAAGAATACTATGAGAGTAAGCTGCATACTGTGATGGAAGAGCACAGTAAACATCTGAAGATAGTAGAAGAAGAATATAAAGAGGAGCTGAATGAAGAATGGAAAGAGTTGAAGGAGGAAATGGAAGTGAAGTTGGAGAAACAGAAAATAATGATGGATGAAGAAATTAAGAAGGTGGAAGAGGAATACCAAACTAATCAACAAGATGAAATAGCTCTTAAAGAATATGAATACAATGAGAAGATTATTGAGCTAGAGGAAAGCTATGAGGGTGAGCTGTGCAATTTGAAAGAAGAACAAAATGAACAAATGGAGAAACAGAGAAAGGAAATAAAGGAACAATATCAAGAGAAACTGGAGGAGGAAAGGAATAAGATGAAGAAAGAGCTGCAAGAGACATTGGAGATTGAGAAAAGAGAGATGGATGAAGAACGAAAGAAGGCAGAAGACcaacagcaacagcagcagcaggaATTCACTATTAGGGAAGAATTAGAGTACAAGAAGAAGATCAATGAACTACAAAAACACTATGAGAGTAAGCTGTGCAGTCTGAAGGAAGACCAGAACAAAAAACTGGAGAAACAAAGAGAAGAATTAGAGGAAATACATCAAGAGAAACTGGAGGAGGAAAGAAATCATCTGATGGAAGGGTTTAAAGTAAAATGGAAGGAGCAGAAAAAGATTTATGAAGAGCAGAAGAGGATTGAAGAGGAACAACGAAATAGACAGCAATGTGAATTTACTCTCAGAGAAAAGGGGTATAAAAAGAAAATTGGTGAATTGGAGAAAGCTTACTGGAGGAAAGCAAAAGAACTAGCAGTACGAGAgagaaaaatgatcaatttggAGAAAGAATTTCAAAATTTGATGGGGGATCAAGAGTTGAAGATTTGTGAGATTGAGCAAAAATATGACAGGAAGGTACGCAAACTGCAGGAAGAATGGAAGAAGTCCAAATAA
- the LOC136242849 gene encoding ubiquitin-protein ligase E3B-like, with protein sequence MSQDVHSNKRKEDTIVEAQRAREERQNVKARQSAAITIQKFMRRQAGLIKVVKILRQEVDEFLSDPNSSTQPGVELFLVARKVLFLRKYHSCKEDNKVFERLCQLLIRSMESDHVKIWYVSVALNKTYAVAWIRQIKIVLVTVSQQLSTLKPGSPKDNPTITLYLHMLLLFTDYTLWKISEKAGAPLKATLHKLCLATISHLVKNNLYKIMKELLLTGLGSPQPGLSQHSLSAATTIRMLSLCQYPSEMMSLFTSHVMTAPGLIFHMNKHSSESVNKLVEAGVLVKCVEVLKTDSVWEMISSSGSFCLLGNVIQLYYLHKQGLPHSNKTLLIESLLKILDYCPSSSSSCQKQSSHTYYMHPIFGSIKETVDQRYLDSVACVMEQVRLLCHHHFIEQLFAVVMATTPSPALVPVQQKKGVVSKFSVWRHLTAAAKMTAAITPQEKEPLLVESRLVCKLYHKCISLFSQGVRVDLLTGLSCHGHLVSSLWHTLSGWYPGGSKVLLQAIRTNKAEDFLDVLALFCHCSSHLLVILDDTEFYDKQEFFTLAELQELASLLNHIIFVCVWENVIIDTTILSSCRDLLSILYDRDTRRQFAPQDHWLIKELKVTQFMSEFKATKPRALRLYQTLPHALLHRKRIELFREQVKMDRSSLGLINADNRPVVVSYITIHRNSLLSDSYAELAGISSRCLKGVIRVKFINEQGLEEAGIDEAGVFKEFLEEVVKKAFNPDLGLFKENGDGRIYPSPTSFIQEDHLSLFECVGKILGKAIYEGILMDVPFATFLLNMMCGRRYGSMYSSLDELSSLDPALDKSLHFIKDYDGDVSDLCLTFSWEEELMGSTVTHDLKPGGRSIAVTNENRISYVHLMARFKLYTQLKEQLSAFIRGFRALIPEEWTSCFSGPELQRLISGDNVEIDVDDLKRHVRYYGGYHGQHKVIMWLWDVVKNDLNHEEKAAFLKFVTSCSKPPLLGFAHMKPPFSVRCVQTTEEEDRGDTVGSVLRGIFSVSKKQSTDRLPTASTCFNLLKLPNYNKKGVLREKLRYAILSKAGFELS encoded by the exons ATGAGTCAAGATGTTCACTCTAACAAGAGGAAAGAGGACACTATTGTTGAGGCTCAACGGGCAAGGGAAGAGAGACAGAATGTGAAGGCCAGACAGTCGGCAGCCATAACTATACAG AAATTCATGAGACGACAGGCTGGCCTTATTAAAGTGGTCAAGATTTTGAG ACAAGAAGTTGATGAGTTTCTCAGTGATCCCAACTCTTCCACACAACCAG GTGTGGAGTTGTTCTTGGTAGCCAGGAAGGTGTTGTTTTTACGAAAGTATCATTCATGCAAGGAAGATAACAAA GTCTTTGAAAGACTCTGTCAACTTCTTATTAGGAGCATGGAGAGTGACCATGTTAAA ATTTGGTACGTGTCTGTTGCACTAAACAAAACATATGCTGTTGCGTGGATACGACAAATCAAAATTGTTCTAGTGACTGTGTCACAACAACTGTCTACCCTAAAG CCGGGATCACCAAAAgacaatcccacaatcacactCTACCTTCACATG CTACTATTGTTCACTGACTATACACTATGGAAGATCAGTGAGAAAGCTG GTGCTCCATTGAAGGCTACACTTCATAAGCTATGCCTTGCAACTATCTCTCACCTTGTGAAGAACAACCTTTACAAGATAATGAAA GAGTTGCTGTTAACTGGTCTGGGATCACCACAACCTGGCCTGAGCCAGCACAGCCTATCAGCTGCAACCACCATCAG GATGTTGTCTTTGTGTCAGTACCCCTCTGAAATGATGTCACTATTTACATCACATGTCATGACGGCCCCAGGGTTGATATTTCACATGAACAAACATTCTTCAGAG AGTGTAAACAAGTTGGTGGAAGCTGGGGTGTTGGTGAAGTGTGTGGAAGTGTTGAAGACTGACAGTGTGTGGGAAATGATTTCGTCAAGTGGTTCATTCTGTCTGTTAG GTAATGTTATCCAGCTGTACTACCTACACAAGCAG GGTCTACCTCACTCCAACAAGACACTACTGATA GAGTCGTTGCTGAAGATTCTTGACTATTGTCCATCATCATCCTCCTCCTGCCAAAAACAGTCAAGCCACACCTACTACATGCATCCCATATTTGGAAGTATTAAAGAGACTGTTGACCAAAG ATACTTGGACTCAGTGGCATGTGTCATGGAACAAGTGAGATTGTTGTGTCATCATCACTTCATTGAACAGCTGTTTGCTGTTGTCATGGCTACCACACCATCACCTGCTCTAGTACCTGTTCAACAAAAGAAAG GTGTTGTTAGCAAGTTCAGTGTATGGAGACACTTGACAGCTGCTGCAAAGATGACAGCTGCCATTACTCCTCAGGAGAAGGAACCTTTGCTAGTTGAGTCACGTCTGGTGTGCAAGTTATACCACAAGTGTATCTCATTGTTCAGTCAG GGAGTGAGGGTTGATCTACTAACAGGATTGAGTTGCCATGGTCACCTGGTATCTAGTTTATGGCACACATTGAGTGGCTGGTATCCAGGTGGTTCCAAGGTGTTGTTACAAGCCATCCGCACTAATAAAGCAGAGGACTTCCTTGATGTGCTAGCACTGTTTTGTCACTGCTCTAGCCACCTCTTAGT TATACTGGATGATACAGAGTTCTATGATAAACAGGAGTTCTTCACACTGGCTGAACTACAGGAGTTGGCCTCACTGCTCAATCACATcatatttgtgtgtgtttgggAGAATGTCATCATCGACACCACCATCCTGTCATCTTGTCGGGACTTGTTGTCCATTCTCTATGACAGGGACACCAGGAGACAGTTCGCTCCACAAGATCACTGGCTAATCAA GGAGTTGAAGGTTACCCAGTTCATGTCAGAGTTCAAAGCTACAAAACCTCGAGCACTAAGACTATACCAGACACTACCTCATGCCTTGCTACACAGAAAA AGGATTGAGTTGTTCAGAGAGCAAGTTAAGATGGACAGAAGCTCACTGGGTTTAATAAATGCTGACAACCGGCCAGTTGTGGTATCCTACATCACTATCCATCGTAACTCATTATTATCAGACAGCTACGCTGAGCTAGCAGGAATAAGCTCCAGGTGTCTTAAGGGAGTAATAAGAGTGAAGTTCATCAATGAACAG GGGCTGGAGGAGGCTGGCATTGATGAGGCTGGTGTGTTCAAAGAGTTTCTAGAAGAAGTGGTCAAGAAAGCATTCAACCCTGACCTGGGACTCTTTAAG GAAAATGGTGATGGAAGGATCTACCCTTCTCCTACAAGTTTCATCCAGGAGGACCATCTCTCATTGTTTGAGTGTGTCGGCAAAATACTGGGTAAAGCCATCTATGAAGGTATCCTAATGGATGTCCCATTTGCTACCTTCCTTCTCAACATGATGTGTGGAAGACGCTATGGCTCCATGTATAGTTCACTGGATGAGCTGAGCTCTCTGGATCCAGCACTGGACAAGTCTCTGCATTTTATCAAG GATTATGATGGAGATGTGAGTGACTTGTGTCTGACGTTTAGTTGGGAGGAGGAGTTGATGGGCAGTACTGTCACACATGATCTCAAACCTGGGGGTAGATCGATAGCTGTCACCAATGAGAACAG AATTAGCTATGTCCATTTGATGGCACGGTTCAAGCTATACACACAACTGAAGGAGCAACTCAGTGCCTTCATCAGGGGCTTCCGTGCTCTCATCCCTGAAGAGTGGACATCTTGTTTTTCTGGTCCTGAACTTCAACGACTGATCAGTGGAGACAATGTGGAGATTGACGTTGATGACCTAAA GCGACATGTCCGATACTATGGAGGATACCATGGCCAACATAAGGTGATTATGTGGTTATGGGATGTAGTGAAAAATGACCTCAATCATGAAGAGAAGGCAGCCTTCTTAAAG TTTGTCACTAGCTGTTCAAAGCCTCCATTGCTAGGGTTTGCCCACATGAAACCTCCATTTTCTGTTAGGTGTGTGCAAACCACTGAAGAAGAG
- the LOC136242886 gene encoding uncharacterized protein → MANLLEACKREVANSNQWKLFSQQLFVHIQRHLSAGNVMFFTDLTEQQRLHLTTQASEEIKVSNNSVYQNMVAAVSSTMDRNVNEYASLHKGNRSRNDFIMELLAGLSSQLLAKWPSHKRLLVQCFNRRLPVTLRITAWKVMLQNKQIYHTYITKAANTNSHDPASTGYHVYQQCQHLIGSNKMFSLLAENGLCLQVMKDVVVFWKLQCGKQQLSQVDIMLCVPFVYLRLRELTMIKQGVKMNVDQLAGMIAEQYVSFMTQRPPTMMDGGISVTQGAMVTMLKQVLTLIARVDDIFYQSLRAALVAGGSPSTEEEAIAVYLVPLLHPFVQRLFVGDVSMDVVCFIWDQCFIGLGIGGYQYIPYLIAVLLLIMKEPLLQCKEVSAISFVIKGNLATVEVMQIQLMIEKYFYRELANQLQAPLVAASRTSYVDPLLEPLPQWSHYTSEHPSVPSWDELQKQRRTIDEAKKRELQEAREAVAEARRQRDNQVTELQAEVARLREQLAAPNTIPHPPGEDTTQTPQPAATKSDGNIGRTTVSSKADTIPPSLQHSPTHQSTSAPPTPQGSPPGHSHPTSPTHSSASESHDPQEFASKQAQETWLTILNHFSDAVDLVCHGPNENGN, encoded by the exons ATGGCAAATTTACTGGAAGCCTGCAAAAGGGAGGTTGCTAATAGCAACCAGTGGAAACTGTTTAGCCAACAACTGTTTGTCCACATACAACGACATCTAAGTGCCGGTAACGTGATGTTCTTCACAGACCTGACAGAACAGCAACGCCTACACCTCACAACACAAGCATCAGAAGAAATCAAGGTTTCTAACAACAGTGTGTACCAAAACATGGTAGCTGCTGTGTCCAGTACAATGGACAGGAATGTGAACGAGTATGCATCACTACATAAAGGCAACAGATCACGTAATGACTTTATTATGGAATTGTTGGCTGGACTGAGTAGCCAGTTGTTAGCAAAATGGCCTAGTCATAAACGTTTGCTAGTGCAGTGTTTTAACAGGAGATTACCTGTTACACTAAGAATCACAGCTTGGAAGGTGATGCTACAGAACAAGCAGATCTATCACACCTATATTACCAAGGCTGCCAACACCAACTCACATGATCCTGCATCAACAGGTTACCATGTCTACCAGCAATGCCAACATCTAATTGGCTCAAATAAGATGTTCAGTTTGTTAGCAGAGAATGGTCTGTGTCTACAAGTGATGAAAGATGTGGTCGTATTTTGGAAGTTGCAGTGTGGCAAACAGCAGTTGTCTCAAGTGGATATTATGTTGTGTGTACCATTTGTCTACTTGAGGTTGAGAGAACTGACCATGATCAAACAAGGGGTTAAGATGAATGTTGATCAGTTGGCTGGAATGATAGCAGAACAATATGTGTCTTTTATGACTCAACGACCTCCTACTATGATGGACGGGGGAATTAGC GTAACTCAAGGTGCAATGGTTACCATGTTGAAACAAGTGTTGACATTGATTGCCAGAGTTGATGATATTTTCTACCAGTCACTTAGAGCTGCTCTGGTAGCTGGAGGATCTCCTTCAACTGAGGAGGAAGCGATTGCAGTATATTTAGTACCATTATTGCATCCATTTGTGCAAAGGCTGtttgtag GTGATGTGTCCATGGATGTGGTATGCTTCATATGGGACCAGTGTTTCATAGGACTGGGTATTGGTGGATACCAGTATATCCCATACCTCATCGCTGTCCTGCTGCTGATCATGAAGGAGCCACTGTTACAGTGTAAGGAG GTTTCAGCCATATCATTTGTCATTAAGGGCAACTTGGCAACTGTGGAGGTTATGCAGATCCAATTAATG ATTGAGAAGTACTTCTATAGAGAACTGGCCAATCAGTTACAGGCACCTCTTGTAGCAGCAAGCCGCACTTCCTATGTTGATCCCTTGCTGGAGCCACTCCCACAATGGTCACACTACACCAGTGAGCacccatcagtgcctagctgggATGAG CTGCAGAAACAGAGGAGGACAATTGATGAGGCTAAGAAGAG AGAACTGCAAGAGGCTAGAGAAGCAGTGGCTGAAGCGCGAAGACAACGTGATAACCAAGTGACTGAACT ACAAGCAGAGGTTGCTAGACTACGTGAACAGTTAGCCGCTCCAAATACCATCCCTCATCCACCTGGTGAAGACACCACCCAGACTCCACAGCCTGCAGCTACTAAAAGCGATGGCAATATTGGCAGGACAACTGTTTCCAGTAAAGCTGACACTATACCACCATCATTGCAGCATAGCCCCACCCATCAATCAACATCAGCCCCACCCACACCACAG GGATCTCCCCCAGGCCATTCACATCCTACTAGCCCCACCCACTCTTCTGCATCTGAATCACATGACCCGCAGGAATTTGCTAGTAAACAGGCTCAAGAAACATGGCTGACTATTCTGAACCACTTCTCTGATGCTGTTGACCTGG TGTGTCATGGACCTAATGAGAATGGCAACTAG